One part of the Oceanihabitans sp. IOP_32 genome encodes these proteins:
- a CDS encoding IS3 family transposase (programmed frameshift) encodes MGRIVYDQSFKKTLVELLNSGKSVKDLTKEFGVSQASIHRWDKEFNTTTSQDNSQSEMLKIKALEKELKDVKLERDIFKKGGKHLFQERQVIYRFIKLNTGLFPVEKMCKCMRVSKNSYYTWLRVGQYKGQKSSVSHLKSRVIAIFNDSKQIYGSLRIQKSLEREGIVYSRSYIALIMKSLGLRSVLSKKFRVCTTDSNHTFALADNMLNRNFKSTKLGEKWVSDITYIKVGGQWNYLTTILDLADRKIVSWVLTENMDTENTVYKAWLQARKNRDITNNHIFHSDRGVQYASNKMTSVLNSSKKITQSMSRKGNCWDNAVAESLFKTIKYECTNRYVFNYYLDAYKVIEQYIKWYNCKRLHSALDYKSPMEMEAELIMKNNKNVA; translated from the exons ATGGGTAGAATAGTTTATGATCAAAGTTTTAAAAAAACCTTAGTAGAATTGTTAAATTCAGGTAAATCTGTAAAGGATCTCACGAAAGAGTTTGGGGTTAGTCAAGCTTCCATCCATAGATGGGACAAAGAGTTTAATACAACAACTTCACAAGATAACAGCCAATCAGAAATGCTTAAAATTAAGGCCTTAGAAAAGGAATTAAAGGATGTAAAGTTAGAGCGTGATATAT TTAAAAAAGGCGGTAAGCATCTTTTCCAAGAGCGACAAGTAATATACCGGTTTATTAAACTTAATACTGGTCTATTTCCTGTTGAAAAGATGTGTAAGTGCATGAGAGTTAGTAAAAATAGCTATTACACTTGGCTACGTGTTGGACAATATAAAGGTCAGAAAAGTTCTGTTTCTCATTTAAAATCAAGGGTTATAGCTATTTTTAACGATAGCAAACAAATTTATGGCAGTTTACGTATCCAAAAATCATTGGAACGTGAGGGCATTGTTTACTCAAGGTCCTATATCGCTTTAATTATGAAATCACTGGGTTTAAGGAGCGTACTAAGCAAAAAGTTTAGAGTTTGTACAACCGACTCTAATCATACTTTTGCTCTAGCAGACAATATGCTAAACAGAAACTTTAAAAGCACAAAGTTAGGCGAAAAATGGGTTTCAGACATTACCTACATAAAAGTTGGTGGTCAATGGAATTACCTTACAACTATTTTAGATTTAGCAGATAGAAAAATAGTATCCTGGGTATTGACTGAAAATATGGATACTGAAAACACCGTTTACAAAGCTTGGTTACAAGCTAGAAAGAATAGGGATATAACTAACAATCATATTTTTCATTCCGATAGAGGCGTACAATATGCGTCGAATAAAATGACCAGCGTTTTAAACTCTAGTAAGAAAATAACGCAAAGTATGAGCAGGAAAGGGAACTGCTGGGATAACGCTGTTGCAGAGAGCCTATTTAAAACAATAAAATACGAATGTACAAATAGATATGTTTTCAATTACTATTTAGACGCTTACAAAGTTATTGAACAGTACATTAAATGGTATAATTGTAAAAGACTTCATTCCGCTTTAGACTATAAATCTCCAATGGAAATGGAAGCAGAATTAATAATGAAAAACAATAAAAATGTAGCTTAA
- a CDS encoding IS256 family transposase → MNSELEKQLDALIGKISNKEDFDHVKEQLLKRGIESLLKAEMTAHLGYQKGSPVIENNQRNGFSEKTIKTHNGEQRIKIPRDRQASFEPVIVPKHQSISQELEDCIQLLYAKGMSNSDIIDFIESTYGVQYSTSQVSIITNQLLEDIKHWQNSPLEDVYPIVWIDAIHYKIRQEGKVISKACMIVLGVNTEGQQDILNMSIVETEKAAAWMSILDDLRSRGVKDIFFLCSDNLSGLDKAVEAIFPDSIRQICIVHQIRNSLKYVSYKDRKPIMVDIKAIYQADNEKFALEAFEVFKQNWEDKYLSAVQSWENNWDNLTVFLNYPKEIRKLIYTTNIIESFNASLRKYTRNKKVFPNDDAALKSIYLAAQSISKKWKKTRFKWGQIYNQLYICFPNRL, encoded by the coding sequence ATGAACTCAGAATTAGAAAAACAATTAGACGCCTTGATAGGCAAAATCAGCAACAAGGAGGACTTTGACCATGTCAAGGAACAGTTGCTTAAACGTGGTATTGAATCGCTTTTGAAAGCTGAGATGACCGCCCACTTAGGGTATCAAAAAGGTAGTCCGGTAATTGAGAACAACCAGCGTAACGGCTTTTCAGAGAAGACCATCAAGACTCACAATGGAGAGCAACGTATCAAAATACCCAGAGACCGTCAAGCCAGCTTTGAGCCGGTTATTGTTCCCAAACATCAATCCATCAGTCAAGAATTAGAAGATTGTATTCAATTGCTTTACGCCAAAGGCATGAGCAATAGCGATATTATTGATTTTATCGAAAGCACCTATGGAGTGCAGTATTCCACATCACAGGTATCCATTATCACCAATCAATTATTGGAAGACATCAAACATTGGCAGAACAGTCCTTTAGAAGATGTATATCCCATAGTTTGGATAGATGCTATTCATTATAAAATACGTCAGGAAGGCAAGGTGATCTCTAAAGCCTGTATGATAGTTTTAGGGGTAAATACCGAAGGGCAACAAGATATTTTGAACATGAGTATTGTAGAAACAGAAAAAGCAGCTGCCTGGATGTCCATTTTAGACGATCTGCGCTCTCGAGGCGTAAAAGACATCTTCTTTCTGTGTTCCGACAACCTCTCTGGATTGGATAAAGCTGTAGAAGCTATTTTTCCAGATAGTATTCGTCAAATATGTATCGTACATCAAATTAGAAACTCATTAAAATACGTGAGCTATAAAGACCGTAAGCCAATTATGGTCGATATTAAAGCTATTTATCAAGCCGATAATGAGAAATTTGCTTTAGAGGCTTTTGAAGTATTTAAACAAAACTGGGAAGATAAATATCTCTCTGCCGTACAGTCGTGGGAAAACAATTGGGACAATTTAACCGTCTTCTTAAACTACCCAAAAGAGATTAGAAAACTCATATATACGACCAATATCATTGAGAGTTTTAATGCCAGTTTAAGAAAATATACACGTAACAAAAAAGTCTTTCCAAATGATGATGCAGCCCTGAAATCAATATATTTAGCAGCTCAAAGTATCAGTAAAAAATGGAAGAAAACCCGATTTAAATGGGGCCAAATTTACAATCAATTGTATATTTGTTTTCCAAACAGGTTATAA